A single genomic interval of Aedes aegypti strain LVP_AGWG chromosome 1, AaegL5.0 Primary Assembly, whole genome shotgun sequence harbors:
- the LOC5574982 gene encoding uncharacterized protein LOC5574982 isoform X1, whose translation MLLCLFVFLWKILRNMSTISATIQQEQQLELLRQQLVEHQRRKLRQLQQQKPGSGNYQKLRKLCRDKAAATKENFLLHKFLFGSEAIPENGTVNGDKGGDGSCDKMDYLSDKDLKFLRMSEYPNRQQQQGKFVLSQQNQSLLNHTHNHIHQQFGRPLLSKQNSPIRRPLACNANFWPNGSNINANNANSNNNNNAHTTTPTGALSTGVHGLFGAPGINGGGGSPGRDSLLNDENLKSNVQIVLDNINRNYHALREQILSNSNHNNLNNNCNNNNGNVNPHHLVLLQRLQSVSQQLKRTAGLSGQQPQQYQGKMAASPDSDTNCNPYMPPLSCSIASSQDFSHDYSDYQWFMDYGSYRDGITHQSILSALSASYNGIGELSYYEDLAKNIDANLAEVDMESFRTEDIHSLLTTLPTMCSESAELRRNRNNNRGDLILDTWAEATGNHGAGITTVADLENSICKSKLLFSPVKESHISVDSLDMDGYPDEDDIILTCQANKNNYTIAFEQSALYSDESFYDGPENYAKYKHFNVLHNLDHIIRKKAQETAMSVSEVGYTTWSKLRKNGPGQRLPMVATNPLLNHISRHAPTCFVRKSMSMPDLKGKCDGTETDHHSEEVDHSAEASEHSHKDQQHRHQLNVSQAASSGATSGESFGKQMRTLLPMYPVPTDSGSESSVPLKEDCNLDNNEEQQQHQPSFNLVKLFIKQKSSSTDTCMDVSSGCWPSDSTNSASGGENNNNSNTNLAVASSKDRCRKKSMNDSGKCSNLGRHDEEEFQFDSLDAQINNNNNNNGTTPIANGDDRQDRTRLNDFNSPVHKRNYKAYNLNIANKNLPAVNPVVYNLMNNNNSGGSNASSGTNLSSNSINNNNNNNNSFKDTNSDASRTSENLTQIFNNSGNNNGDAAGAKRKVPIEMITKSMQTSFIGTKEKVRVVPPSFLEHLNKLGDKQKAPVFVVYPNYVLPDLGFLKSQNDVVISPLSFKENFAPRTHLRKTRPVSMNDIENLKAKEYKHVLDWKSLITLLPQEYRKLLRNIPEANACSIAEDNAPQKPLFCMTPPLRRGRGVTCDCVNMFNTQTYNSSSSGGSSSQPPSSGYRGSSTMLTDSEMDLLGPSGSGGLSNNLYVYQYDSPAEVTSAERPPSGRVAPKGILRKTSVQRPSSKAKRNSMFEENHKSGQHLEKRRSLQEPCYNFSEENLILEDSINELPDSGLRKMNNSPNMSQHQARLPNTPKLPSADDYHRLNKLNEMNDLELNKAVSSKLNRAQQQQSLEDDSEARTRTEHFLSNVPKSELKHYAELAHFLEATTAENAIAQSEEVYDRQRLRHEVSRALSQRKNVSFNQPPSAGPINTTPVRQQQAQLLRPTEIKFSTPPNSPNMSVTMAQKPPQKPTPSAVQSPSSATEREKQDKIQSNRFKRLQIQWELLSKEGQQLKQELQQPRSGGNTPTGGAMKSRIPRPVSYPTTRANSDPMVSKTLKSPSRIVPPKRYNAGSLGTVAAIGGHQQQATTPPTPAPRTPNKLLHTTPKKAVTAGTPRPATRTRIPVGSGQTQGKSLPSSNAAVTAAKVTPKKPLNHAAPAASSSPKATIRKPVSSSSGRDAEKPNKGVVKV comes from the exons ATCTTAAATTTCTTCGTATGTCAGAGTACCCAAACCGTCAACAGCAGCAGGGGAAGTTTGTGTTGTCACAGCAGAATCAGTCCCTTCTGAATCATACTCATAACCATATCCATCAGCAGTTCGGTCGTCCGCTTCTCAGCAAGCAAAACTCACCCATCCGACGTCCATTGGCTTGCAACGCAAACTTCTGGCCCAACGGCAGCAATATCAACGCTAACAACgccaacagcaacaacaacaacaatgccCATACAACTACGCCAACCGGAGCGTTGTCAACTGGAGTGCACGGCTTGTTTGGGGCACCCGGAATCAACGGGGGCGGCGGTAGCCCAGGCCGTGACAGTCTGTTAAACGACGAAAACCTCAAATCGAACGTACAGATTGTGCTGGACAATATCAATCGAAATTATCATGCCCTGCGGGAGCAAATACTGAGCAACAGTAATCATAATAATCTCAATAACAActgcaacaacaacaacggtaACGTAAATCCTCACCACCTAGTGCTGCTGCAGCGGCTGCAGAGTGTGAGTCAGCAGTTGAAGAGGACGGCAGGTTTGTCGGGACAACAGCCGCAGCAGTACCAGGGCAAGATGGCGGCCAGTCCCGATTCGGACACGAACTGCAATCCGTACATGCCGCCGTTGAGCTGCTCGATCGCCTCGTCGCAGGATTTCAGCCATGACTACTCGGACTATCAGTGGTTCATGGATTACGG GAGCTATCGCGATGGAATCACCCACCAGAGCATCCTGTCGGCGCTGTCCGCCTCGTACAACGGCATCGGCGAGCTGTCCTACTACGAGGACCTCGCCAAGAACATCGACGCCAACCTGGCCGAGGTGGACATGGAGAGCTTCCGCACCGAAGACATCCACTCGTTGCTCACGACGCTGCCGACGATGTGCAGCGAAAGTGCCGAACTGCGTCGCAATCGGAACAACAACCGGGGCGATCTGATCCTGGACACGTGGGCCGAAGCTACGGGGAATCATGGGGCCGGGATCACAACGGTGGCCGACCTGGAGAACTCGATCTGCAAGTCGAAATTGCTATTCTCGCCGGTGAAGGAGTCGCACATCAGTGTGGACTCGTTGGACATGGATGGGTATCCGGACGAGGATGATATCATACTGACGTGCCAGGCGAACAAGAACAACTACACGATCGCGTTCGAGCAGAGCGCGCTTTACTCGGACGAGAGTTTCTACG ATGGTCCGGAGAATTATGCCAAATACAAGCATTTCAATGTGCTTCACAACCTGGATCACATCATCAGGAAGAAGGCTCAGGAAACGGCGATGTCCGTTTCGGAAGTGGGTTACACGACTTGGAGTAAGCTCAGGAAAAATGGACCGGGACAAAG GCTCCCAATGGTGGCGACAAATCCGTTACTCAACCACATTTCCAGGCATGCACCGACTTGTTTCGTACGAAAGAGCATGAGCATGCCAGATCTTAAAGGAAAGTGCGATGGAACGGAAACAGATCATCATTCCGAAGAAGTAGATCACAGCGCAGAGGCATCAGAACACTCGCATAAGGATCAGCAGCACAGGCATCAGTTGAACGTATCGCAAGCGGCAAGCTCCGGAGCTACTTCCGGTGAGTCGTTCGGTAAGCAGATGCGGACACTACTACCGATGTATCCGGTGCCCACCGATTCCGGCAGCGAGAGTTCCGTTCCTCTGAAGGAGGACTGCAACTTGGA CAATAATGAGGAGCAGCAACAGCATCAACCGTCGTTCAATTTGGTGAAGTTATTCATCAAACAGAAAAGCAGTTCGACAGACACCTGTATGGATGTTTCGTCGGGTTGTTGGCCGAGCGATTCTACGAATAGTGCTTCCGGTGGTgagaacaacaacaacagtAACACCAATTTGGCTGTAGCCAGTTCAAAGGATCGTTGTCGGAAGAAAAGCATGAACGATTCGGGAAAATGTTCGAACCTGGGAAGACACGACGAGGAAGAGTTCCAGTTCGATAGTCTGGATgcacaaatcaataacaataacaacaacaatGGGACAACGCCGATCGCCAATGGGGACGATAGGCAGGATCGGACgaggttgaacgatttcaactCCCCGGTTCATAAGAGGAACTACAAGGCATACAATCTGAACATCGCCAACAAGAATCTCCCTGCGGTGAATCCGGTGGTGTACAACCTAATGAACAACAACAACAGTGGAGGAAGCAACGCCAGCAGCGGAACCAATCTGAGCAGCAACAGTATTaacaacaataataataataacaatagcTTTAAGGATACCAACTCGGATGCTAGTCGTACGTCGGAGAATCTGACGCAAATCTTCAACAACAGTGGCAATAACAATGGCGACGCTGCCGGTGCCAAAAGGAAGGTACCGATCGAGATGATTACCAAGTCGATGCAGACGTCGTTCATCGGGACCAAGGAGAAG GTCCGCGTGGTACCTCCATCATTCCTGGAGCACCTGAACAAACTCGGTGACAAACAGAAGGCCCCGGTCTTCGTTGTGTACCCGAACTACGTCCTCCCGGATTTGGGCTTCCTGAAGTCGCAAAACGATGTCGTCATTTCGCCGCTCTCGTTCAAAGAGAACTTCGCCCCGCGAACGCACCTTCGCAAAACGCGGCCAGTTTCGATGAACGACATCGAAAACCTCAAAGCCAAGGAATACAAGCACGTGTTGGACTGGAAGTCGCTCATAACGCTGTTACCACAGGAGTACCGAAAGCTGCTCCGTAATATTCCGGAGGCAAATGCATGCAGCATTGCGGAGGACAATGCTCCGCAGAAGCCGCTTTTCTGTATGACTCCGCCCTTGCGCCGGGGTCGAGGAGTTACCTGTGATTGCGTGAACATGTTCAACACGCAGACCTACAATAGCTCCAGTTCCGGAGGAAGTTCTAGTCAGCCGCCCAGCTCGGGCTACCGAGGTTCGTCTACGATGTTGACGGACTCCGAGATGGATTTGTTGGGACCGAGCGGTAGCGGTGGTCTTAGCAATAACTTGTACGTTTATCAGTATGACAGCCCAGCGGAGGTGACATCCGCGGAAAGGCCGCCTTCGGGACGGGTAGCACCGAAAGGTATCCTCAGGAAAACTTCAGTCCAAAGGCCTTCATCCAAGGCCAAGAGAAATAGCATGTTTGAGGAGAATCACAAATCTGGTCAGCACCTGGAAAAACGACGGTCCCTGCAGGAACCGTGCTACAACTTCTCGGAAGAGAACCTCATCTTAGAGGACTCAATCAACGAACTCCCGGACAGTGGTCTTCGCAAAATGAACAACTCTCCAAACATGTCCCAGCATCAAGCCCGTCTTCCCAACACACCCAAACTACCCTCGGCTGACGACTATCATCGGTTGAACAAACTTAACGAAATGAATGATCTCGAACTGAACAAAGCTGTCAGCAGCAAACTGAACCGTGCTCAGCAACAGCAGAGCTTGGAAGATGACTCGGAAGCCCGTACGCGTACTGAGCATTTCCTGTCCAATGTTCCAAAATCAGAACTGAAACACTATGCCGAGCTCGCTCATTTCCTGGAAGCGACCACAGCAGAAAATGCCATAGCTCAGTCCGAGGAGGTTTACGACCGTCAGCGGTTAAGGCACGAAGTCAGCCGTGCGTTATCTCAACGCAAAAATGTGTCCTTCAACCAACCCCCATCCGCCGGTCCCATCAATACCACTCCCGTCCGGCAACAGCAAGCTCAGCTGCTGCGACCGACGGAGATCAAGTTTTCAACTCCTCCAAACTCGCCAAACATGTCCGTTACGATGGCACAGAAGCCACCGCAGAAGCCGACTCCTTCGGCGGTGCAATCCCCTTCAAGTGCCACCGAACGGGAGAAGCAGGACAAGATccaatcgaatcgtttcaagcGGCTGCAGATCCAGTGGGAACTGCTGAGCAAGGAGGGCCAACAGTTGAAGCAGGAATTGCAGCAACCGCGAAGCGGTGGCAACACTCCTACGGGAGGAGCAATGAAATCTCGCATTCCGCGACCCGTCAGCTATCCGACCACTCG AGCAAACTCGGATCCCATGGTGAGCAAAACGTTGAAATCGCCTAGCCGAATTGTGCCGCCCAAGCGGTACAATGCCGGTTCGCTGGGCACGGTAGCAGCGATCGGTGGCCACCAGCAGCAGGCAACGACTCCGCCCACTCCGGCTCCCCGGACGCCCAACAAGCTACTGCATACGACTCCAAAGAAGGCCGTCACCGCCGGTACGCCCAG GCCAGCAACACGCACACG GATACCAGTAGGTTCTGGTCAAACGCAAGGTAAATCGCTTCCCTCGTCGAATGCAGCAGTGACAGCAGCAAAGGTAACGCCGAAGAAACCCTTGAACCACGCGGCACCGGCTGCCAGTAGTAGTCCCAAGGCTACCATCCGGAAACCGGTCAGCAGCAGTAGTGGCCGTGACGCcgaaaaaccaaacaaaggagTCGTCAAAGTCTGA
- the LOC5574982 gene encoding uncharacterized protein LOC5574982 isoform X2 — MSEYPNRQQQQGKFVLSQQNQSLLNHTHNHIHQQFGRPLLSKQNSPIRRPLACNANFWPNGSNINANNANSNNNNNAHTTTPTGALSTGVHGLFGAPGINGGGGSPGRDSLLNDENLKSNVQIVLDNINRNYHALREQILSNSNHNNLNNNCNNNNGNVNPHHLVLLQRLQSVSQQLKRTAGLSGQQPQQYQGKMAASPDSDTNCNPYMPPLSCSIASSQDFSHDYSDYQWFMDYGSYRDGITHQSILSALSASYNGIGELSYYEDLAKNIDANLAEVDMESFRTEDIHSLLTTLPTMCSESAELRRNRNNNRGDLILDTWAEATGNHGAGITTVADLENSICKSKLLFSPVKESHISVDSLDMDGYPDEDDIILTCQANKNNYTIAFEQSALYSDESFYDGPENYAKYKHFNVLHNLDHIIRKKAQETAMSVSEVGYTTWSKLRKNGPGQRLPMVATNPLLNHISRHAPTCFVRKSMSMPDLKGKCDGTETDHHSEEVDHSAEASEHSHKDQQHRHQLNVSQAASSGATSGESFGKQMRTLLPMYPVPTDSGSESSVPLKEDCNLDNNEEQQQHQPSFNLVKLFIKQKSSSTDTCMDVSSGCWPSDSTNSASGGENNNNSNTNLAVASSKDRCRKKSMNDSGKCSNLGRHDEEEFQFDSLDAQINNNNNNNGTTPIANGDDRQDRTRLNDFNSPVHKRNYKAYNLNIANKNLPAVNPVVYNLMNNNNSGGSNASSGTNLSSNSINNNNNNNNSFKDTNSDASRTSENLTQIFNNSGNNNGDAAGAKRKVPIEMITKSMQTSFIGTKEKVRVVPPSFLEHLNKLGDKQKAPVFVVYPNYVLPDLGFLKSQNDVVISPLSFKENFAPRTHLRKTRPVSMNDIENLKAKEYKHVLDWKSLITLLPQEYRKLLRNIPEANACSIAEDNAPQKPLFCMTPPLRRGRGVTCDCVNMFNTQTYNSSSSGGSSSQPPSSGYRGSSTMLTDSEMDLLGPSGSGGLSNNLYVYQYDSPAEVTSAERPPSGRVAPKGILRKTSVQRPSSKAKRNSMFEENHKSGQHLEKRRSLQEPCYNFSEENLILEDSINELPDSGLRKMNNSPNMSQHQARLPNTPKLPSADDYHRLNKLNEMNDLELNKAVSSKLNRAQQQQSLEDDSEARTRTEHFLSNVPKSELKHYAELAHFLEATTAENAIAQSEEVYDRQRLRHEVSRALSQRKNVSFNQPPSAGPINTTPVRQQQAQLLRPTEIKFSTPPNSPNMSVTMAQKPPQKPTPSAVQSPSSATEREKQDKIQSNRFKRLQIQWELLSKEGQQLKQELQQPRSGGNTPTGGAMKSRIPRPVSYPTTRANSDPMVSKTLKSPSRIVPPKRYNAGSLGTVAAIGGHQQQATTPPTPAPRTPNKLLHTTPKKAVTAGTPRPATRTRIPVGSGQTQGKSLPSSNAAVTAAKVTPKKPLNHAAPAASSSPKATIRKPVSSSSGRDAEKPNKGVVKV; from the exons ATGTCAGAGTACCCAAACCGTCAACAGCAGCAGGGGAAGTTTGTGTTGTCACAGCAGAATCAGTCCCTTCTGAATCATACTCATAACCATATCCATCAGCAGTTCGGTCGTCCGCTTCTCAGCAAGCAAAACTCACCCATCCGACGTCCATTGGCTTGCAACGCAAACTTCTGGCCCAACGGCAGCAATATCAACGCTAACAACgccaacagcaacaacaacaacaatgccCATACAACTACGCCAACCGGAGCGTTGTCAACTGGAGTGCACGGCTTGTTTGGGGCACCCGGAATCAACGGGGGCGGCGGTAGCCCAGGCCGTGACAGTCTGTTAAACGACGAAAACCTCAAATCGAACGTACAGATTGTGCTGGACAATATCAATCGAAATTATCATGCCCTGCGGGAGCAAATACTGAGCAACAGTAATCATAATAATCTCAATAACAActgcaacaacaacaacggtaACGTAAATCCTCACCACCTAGTGCTGCTGCAGCGGCTGCAGAGTGTGAGTCAGCAGTTGAAGAGGACGGCAGGTTTGTCGGGACAACAGCCGCAGCAGTACCAGGGCAAGATGGCGGCCAGTCCCGATTCGGACACGAACTGCAATCCGTACATGCCGCCGTTGAGCTGCTCGATCGCCTCGTCGCAGGATTTCAGCCATGACTACTCGGACTATCAGTGGTTCATGGATTACGG GAGCTATCGCGATGGAATCACCCACCAGAGCATCCTGTCGGCGCTGTCCGCCTCGTACAACGGCATCGGCGAGCTGTCCTACTACGAGGACCTCGCCAAGAACATCGACGCCAACCTGGCCGAGGTGGACATGGAGAGCTTCCGCACCGAAGACATCCACTCGTTGCTCACGACGCTGCCGACGATGTGCAGCGAAAGTGCCGAACTGCGTCGCAATCGGAACAACAACCGGGGCGATCTGATCCTGGACACGTGGGCCGAAGCTACGGGGAATCATGGGGCCGGGATCACAACGGTGGCCGACCTGGAGAACTCGATCTGCAAGTCGAAATTGCTATTCTCGCCGGTGAAGGAGTCGCACATCAGTGTGGACTCGTTGGACATGGATGGGTATCCGGACGAGGATGATATCATACTGACGTGCCAGGCGAACAAGAACAACTACACGATCGCGTTCGAGCAGAGCGCGCTTTACTCGGACGAGAGTTTCTACG ATGGTCCGGAGAATTATGCCAAATACAAGCATTTCAATGTGCTTCACAACCTGGATCACATCATCAGGAAGAAGGCTCAGGAAACGGCGATGTCCGTTTCGGAAGTGGGTTACACGACTTGGAGTAAGCTCAGGAAAAATGGACCGGGACAAAG GCTCCCAATGGTGGCGACAAATCCGTTACTCAACCACATTTCCAGGCATGCACCGACTTGTTTCGTACGAAAGAGCATGAGCATGCCAGATCTTAAAGGAAAGTGCGATGGAACGGAAACAGATCATCATTCCGAAGAAGTAGATCACAGCGCAGAGGCATCAGAACACTCGCATAAGGATCAGCAGCACAGGCATCAGTTGAACGTATCGCAAGCGGCAAGCTCCGGAGCTACTTCCGGTGAGTCGTTCGGTAAGCAGATGCGGACACTACTACCGATGTATCCGGTGCCCACCGATTCCGGCAGCGAGAGTTCCGTTCCTCTGAAGGAGGACTGCAACTTGGA CAATAATGAGGAGCAGCAACAGCATCAACCGTCGTTCAATTTGGTGAAGTTATTCATCAAACAGAAAAGCAGTTCGACAGACACCTGTATGGATGTTTCGTCGGGTTGTTGGCCGAGCGATTCTACGAATAGTGCTTCCGGTGGTgagaacaacaacaacagtAACACCAATTTGGCTGTAGCCAGTTCAAAGGATCGTTGTCGGAAGAAAAGCATGAACGATTCGGGAAAATGTTCGAACCTGGGAAGACACGACGAGGAAGAGTTCCAGTTCGATAGTCTGGATgcacaaatcaataacaataacaacaacaatGGGACAACGCCGATCGCCAATGGGGACGATAGGCAGGATCGGACgaggttgaacgatttcaactCCCCGGTTCATAAGAGGAACTACAAGGCATACAATCTGAACATCGCCAACAAGAATCTCCCTGCGGTGAATCCGGTGGTGTACAACCTAATGAACAACAACAACAGTGGAGGAAGCAACGCCAGCAGCGGAACCAATCTGAGCAGCAACAGTATTaacaacaataataataataacaatagcTTTAAGGATACCAACTCGGATGCTAGTCGTACGTCGGAGAATCTGACGCAAATCTTCAACAACAGTGGCAATAACAATGGCGACGCTGCCGGTGCCAAAAGGAAGGTACCGATCGAGATGATTACCAAGTCGATGCAGACGTCGTTCATCGGGACCAAGGAGAAG GTCCGCGTGGTACCTCCATCATTCCTGGAGCACCTGAACAAACTCGGTGACAAACAGAAGGCCCCGGTCTTCGTTGTGTACCCGAACTACGTCCTCCCGGATTTGGGCTTCCTGAAGTCGCAAAACGATGTCGTCATTTCGCCGCTCTCGTTCAAAGAGAACTTCGCCCCGCGAACGCACCTTCGCAAAACGCGGCCAGTTTCGATGAACGACATCGAAAACCTCAAAGCCAAGGAATACAAGCACGTGTTGGACTGGAAGTCGCTCATAACGCTGTTACCACAGGAGTACCGAAAGCTGCTCCGTAATATTCCGGAGGCAAATGCATGCAGCATTGCGGAGGACAATGCTCCGCAGAAGCCGCTTTTCTGTATGACTCCGCCCTTGCGCCGGGGTCGAGGAGTTACCTGTGATTGCGTGAACATGTTCAACACGCAGACCTACAATAGCTCCAGTTCCGGAGGAAGTTCTAGTCAGCCGCCCAGCTCGGGCTACCGAGGTTCGTCTACGATGTTGACGGACTCCGAGATGGATTTGTTGGGACCGAGCGGTAGCGGTGGTCTTAGCAATAACTTGTACGTTTATCAGTATGACAGCCCAGCGGAGGTGACATCCGCGGAAAGGCCGCCTTCGGGACGGGTAGCACCGAAAGGTATCCTCAGGAAAACTTCAGTCCAAAGGCCTTCATCCAAGGCCAAGAGAAATAGCATGTTTGAGGAGAATCACAAATCTGGTCAGCACCTGGAAAAACGACGGTCCCTGCAGGAACCGTGCTACAACTTCTCGGAAGAGAACCTCATCTTAGAGGACTCAATCAACGAACTCCCGGACAGTGGTCTTCGCAAAATGAACAACTCTCCAAACATGTCCCAGCATCAAGCCCGTCTTCCCAACACACCCAAACTACCCTCGGCTGACGACTATCATCGGTTGAACAAACTTAACGAAATGAATGATCTCGAACTGAACAAAGCTGTCAGCAGCAAACTGAACCGTGCTCAGCAACAGCAGAGCTTGGAAGATGACTCGGAAGCCCGTACGCGTACTGAGCATTTCCTGTCCAATGTTCCAAAATCAGAACTGAAACACTATGCCGAGCTCGCTCATTTCCTGGAAGCGACCACAGCAGAAAATGCCATAGCTCAGTCCGAGGAGGTTTACGACCGTCAGCGGTTAAGGCACGAAGTCAGCCGTGCGTTATCTCAACGCAAAAATGTGTCCTTCAACCAACCCCCATCCGCCGGTCCCATCAATACCACTCCCGTCCGGCAACAGCAAGCTCAGCTGCTGCGACCGACGGAGATCAAGTTTTCAACTCCTCCAAACTCGCCAAACATGTCCGTTACGATGGCACAGAAGCCACCGCAGAAGCCGACTCCTTCGGCGGTGCAATCCCCTTCAAGTGCCACCGAACGGGAGAAGCAGGACAAGATccaatcgaatcgtttcaagcGGCTGCAGATCCAGTGGGAACTGCTGAGCAAGGAGGGCCAACAGTTGAAGCAGGAATTGCAGCAACCGCGAAGCGGTGGCAACACTCCTACGGGAGGAGCAATGAAATCTCGCATTCCGCGACCCGTCAGCTATCCGACCACTCG AGCAAACTCGGATCCCATGGTGAGCAAAACGTTGAAATCGCCTAGCCGAATTGTGCCGCCCAAGCGGTACAATGCCGGTTCGCTGGGCACGGTAGCAGCGATCGGTGGCCACCAGCAGCAGGCAACGACTCCGCCCACTCCGGCTCCCCGGACGCCCAACAAGCTACTGCATACGACTCCAAAGAAGGCCGTCACCGCCGGTACGCCCAG GCCAGCAACACGCACACG GATACCAGTAGGTTCTGGTCAAACGCAAGGTAAATCGCTTCCCTCGTCGAATGCAGCAGTGACAGCAGCAAAGGTAACGCCGAAGAAACCCTTGAACCACGCGGCACCGGCTGCCAGTAGTAGTCCCAAGGCTACCATCCGGAAACCGGTCAGCAGCAGTAGTGGCCGTGACGCcgaaaaaccaaacaaaggagTCGTCAAAGTCTGA